From the genome of Methanoregula boonei 6A8:
ACCCTGAATCGCCTGTACAAGCGTCTTTCCAAGGATTTTTGCTTCCCCTTCTGCCTTCCCAAGAGCTGAAGGGTCGCGCCCGATCGCAACACCCACGCCGCCCACGATGTTTGCACCCAGCGTCGAGAGGGTCTTGTTCATGTACCCCATCACCTCGTTTTCTCCGGCCCCACCGGCCGTGCAGACAGAACACCCGAACTTGCCGGTGAACATCTGGCAGTGGATAGCGTCTGCCATCCGGTCAAAGAGCGCCTTTACCGGGGCCGGCACGGAGTCAATGTAGTTGGGCGCGCCAAGTACAATCCCATCGGAGTTCATCATCCTGTCGAAGATGTCGGAAAAATCATCGAGAATCGTACACTCGCCCGTGGCATAGCAGGTCCCGCAGGCAGTGCAGTACCCGATCTTCAGGGTGTAAAGATCGACAAGTTCTGTTTCCGCACCCGCTTCTTTCGCCCCGTCAAGCACAGCACGGGTAAGCCGGAGGGTGTTGCTCTCCTTTCCGCGGGGGCTGGCATTTATTCCAAGAATTTTCATGTTCATCTGCTCCTGTAAGTGGGGTTAGAGAGAATATCGAAGATAAAGGTATTGGCTTGATCACCAGCTTGGGCCGCCGAAAAAAAAGATATGAAGGATATACCCGGATCACTGACCGGAGGCCGGTGTCATCATGGCCGCGGTCTGGTTACCATGGCGGAAACCTCCGGCCGGGAAGCCAAGAGCCGAC
Proteins encoded in this window:
- a CDS encoding flavodoxin family protein, with product MKILGINASPRGKESNTLRLTRAVLDGAKEAGAETELVDLYTLKIGYCTACGTCYATGECTILDDFSDIFDRMMNSDGIVLGAPNYIDSVPAPVKALFDRMADAIHCQMFTGKFGCSVCTAGGAGENEVMGYMNKTLSTLGANIVGGVGVAIGRDPSALGKAEGEAKILGKTLVQAIQGGITYPDQDALHKQKREYFCQLVKYNKDRFAHEYEWYEQMGWMK